The Rhododendron vialii isolate Sample 1 chromosome 8a, ASM3025357v1 genome has a window encoding:
- the LOC131335452 gene encoding DNA-directed RNA polymerases IV and V subunit 4-like isoform X1: MAEKGGKGFSLPKSSLKSPAHLKGKDDSPAKSKSGRKVQFDSEGDWGKGGKGDKVANGGKSSMPKGSSTSRQKNEQELPKNAKCLMDCEAADIVQGIQEQMVVLSEDPTIKIPIPFDRGLQYAKNGSRYTDPESVRQVLEPLKAHGVSDSEICMIANICPESLDEVFALIPSLKGKKNKVTQPLKDALSELTKLKQSTRSSN; this comes from the exons ATGGCagagaaaggaggaaaaggGTTCTCCCTGCCCAAGTCTTCTCTCAAATCTCCCG CTCATTTGAAAGGGAAGGATGATAGCCCAGCAAAGTCAAAGAGTGGGCGAAAAGTTCAGTTTGATTCTGAAG GTGATTGGGGAAAAGGGGGGAAAGGAGACAAGGTTGCAAATGGTGGCAAGAGCTCAATGCCAAAAGGATCTTCCACATCCAGGCAAAAAAATGAGCAGG AACTTCCAAAGAACGCCAAATGTCTGATGGACTGTGAGGCAGCAGATATTGTACAAGGAATCCAGGAGCAAATGGTTGTACTATCTGAAGATCCAACAATTAAAATCCCAAT ACCATTTGATAGGGGCCTCCAGTATGCTAAGAATGGTAGCCGCTATACAGACCCTGAATCTGTTCGACAAGTGCTTGA GCCTCTCAAAGCACATGGCGTTTCTGACAGCGAG ATATGCATGATTGCCAATATATGTCCAGAGTCTTTGGATGAAGTTTTTGCCCTAATCCCATCCTTGAAG GGTAAGAAAAACAAGGTGACACAACCCCTCAAAGATGCATTGAGTGAATTAACTAAACTTAAGCAATCGACACGAAGTTCCAACTGA
- the LOC131335452 gene encoding DNA-directed RNA polymerases IV and V subunit 4-like isoform X2 — protein sequence MAEKGGKGFSLPKSSLKSPGDWGKGGKGDKVANGGKSSMPKGSSTSRQKNEQELPKNAKCLMDCEAADIVQGIQEQMVVLSEDPTIKIPIPFDRGLQYAKNGSRYTDPESVRQVLEPLKAHGVSDSEICMIANICPESLDEVFALIPSLKGKKNKVTQPLKDALSELTKLKQSTRSSN from the exons ATGGCagagaaaggaggaaaaggGTTCTCCCTGCCCAAGTCTTCTCTCAAATCTCCCG GTGATTGGGGAAAAGGGGGGAAAGGAGACAAGGTTGCAAATGGTGGCAAGAGCTCAATGCCAAAAGGATCTTCCACATCCAGGCAAAAAAATGAGCAGG AACTTCCAAAGAACGCCAAATGTCTGATGGACTGTGAGGCAGCAGATATTGTACAAGGAATCCAGGAGCAAATGGTTGTACTATCTGAAGATCCAACAATTAAAATCCCAAT ACCATTTGATAGGGGCCTCCAGTATGCTAAGAATGGTAGCCGCTATACAGACCCTGAATCTGTTCGACAAGTGCTTGA GCCTCTCAAAGCACATGGCGTTTCTGACAGCGAG ATATGCATGATTGCCAATATATGTCCAGAGTCTTTGGATGAAGTTTTTGCCCTAATCCCATCCTTGAAG GGTAAGAAAAACAAGGTGACACAACCCCTCAAAGATGCATTGAGTGAATTAACTAAACTTAAGCAATCGACACGAAGTTCCAACTGA